The nucleotide sequence GGAGGCGGCGGCGGACGAACTGGAACGCTCGGTTAAGGAAGATGGCTTCTTGGGCGCACTGACCAACGGACACATCGCGAAGAAGTACCTCGATCATCCCGATTTCGAGCCTGTGCTGGCACGTGCCCAAGCTCTCGATGTGCCGATCTACCTGCATCCCGGCTATCCAGCTGACGAAGTCTTCCAGATCTACTACAGCACCACACGGTCTAAATACACGGAAGAGTTCCAAGACTACATTTTCAGTGGGTCTGGATATGGCTGGCACCAGGAGGTGCTGACCCAATGCATTCGGATGATCGCGTACGGGGTTTTCGACAGATTCCCCAAACTGAAAATCATCATCGGTCACATGGGCGAAGGTCTTCCCTTCTACTACAAGCGGATCATCGAAGACATGGGCGAGCCCACCGAAAACTCGCTCGAGAAGCCCTTCGGGCAATACTTCCAGGACAACTTCTGGATCACAACCAGCGCATTCCCCCAGACCGAACTGCTCGATCTCCTGCTCAAGTTCATAAGCGTGGACCGAGTGATGTTCGCAACCGACTACCCGTTCGCGGACATAAAGGCGCAGACCGACTGGTTCCGCGGAGTCGATTTGCCACGCGAAGACAAGGAAAAGATCGCGTTCCGAAATGCAGAGAAACTGTTTCGAATGAAAGTGCCCGTGAAGTGACGCGCCAGCGTCGGCCGGAGTGAAAGAATGCTTTGCTGTAAGGCGGCCGGAGACCTGCTTGCCGTCCCGGCGGCAGCTCGCGCGAGCCGGGGGTGGACGACAGGTGACGGGGGTCACGTCCGTGGGTGTAACGGATCGTGGGGCTGCCTTGTCCCATGGCCATGAACGAGATGAAGAGCCAGACAGTCATCGTGGCCGGGGCTAGTGGGGTCCTTGGCCGGCACATCCGCGAGGCGCTCAACGGTGCCGGGCACACGGTGCTCGGTCTGGGGCGCGGCGAGGGCAATGAGATCCGCGCCGACCTGCTTGACCGGGACGGGTTGTTGCGGGCGTTCGACGGGGTTCAAGCCGACGTCGTGGTGCACGCGGCGACCGCGTTGCGGAAGCCGCCGATGTCGCACAAGGGGATGTTCGGTACCGATGATCTGCGGGTTGCGGGGACGGCGAACCTGATCGAGGCGGCCAAGCTCGCGGGTGTGCGCCGCTTCATCGGCGAAAACGTCGCCGTCGGCTACGGCTACCGCGACTTCGGCGACCGGGTGCTGACCGAGGCCGACGAGTTCGGGGTGCCGGTGAGCGACCCGAACATCAACCGGCACCTGGAGGGGATGCGGGAGAAGGAGCGCCTGGCCCTGGAGTCGGGATTGGAGGCGATCTCGCTGCGGTACGGGTTCTTCTACGGCCCGGGCGGCACCGACGCGATGGTGCACATGCTGCGGAAGCGGCAGATGCCGGCCTTCAACGACCACGGTCACGTCTCGCCGTGGACGCACCTGACGGACGCGGCGGCCGCCGTCGTCGCGGCGGTCGAACGTGGCCGGCCGGGGAGGCCTACAACATCGTCGACGACCACATGGGCTTCGGGCAGCTGATCCGGACGATAGCGGCGACGTTCGGCACGCCCAAGCCGTTCACCGTGCCGCGGTGGGTGCTGGCGGTCGCGCCCTACATGCACCTGATGATCGGCGTCACCATGCGGGTCTCGAGCGACAAGGCCCGCCGCGAGCTGGGGTGGCAGCCGGTGTACCCGACGGTGCTGGAGGGGCTGCGGGCCCAGGCGTCCGCGCAGGTCTAGCCTGTTTCCATGATCGATAGCCAGGTCTTCGCCGAGCATCGGCGGCTGCTCTTCGACGTCGCGTACCGGATGACGGGGAGCGTCGCCGATACCGAGGACATCCTGCAGGAGGCCTGGCTGCGGTGCCGCGACGTCGACGGCGGCCAGGTCGCCAACCCCGGGCGTACCTGGTCAAGACCGTCACCAACCTCTCGCTCAACCAACTCACCTCGGCCCGCGCGCGCCGCGAGACCTATGTCGGGCCGTGGCTGCCCGAGCCGGTGCTCACCGCGCCCGACGCGGGTCAGGAGGTCGAGATGGCCGAGTCGATCTCGATGGCGATGCTCGTCATCCTGGAGACGCTCACCCCCGCCGAACGCGCGATCTTCCTGCTCCACGACGTTTTCGGCTACAACCACGGCGAGATCGCGTCCATTCTGGACAAGCCCGAGGGCACCGTGCGGCAGACCGCGGCCCGGGCGCGCGCGCATGTCGCGGCCCGCCGGCCTCGCTTCGACGTCGACCAAGGGCTACGCCGAGAAGCGGTGGACCGGTTCCGCAAGGCCTGTGCCGGGGGCGACCTGAACGCGATGATGGAGCTCCTGGCCCCCGAGGTGGTCTGCTGGTCCGACGGCGGCGGCAAGGTGACCGCGGCCCGCCGGCCACTGGAAGGCGCCGACAACGTCGCCCGCTGGCTGCTCGGCGTCTTCGCCAAGCCGCAGACGCAGGGCACGGTGCTCGTGATCACCGACATCAACGGCGGGCCGGCCATCCTCGGCCTGGTCGACGGGCAACCGGCCGGCGCGATCTGCCTGGACTTCGACGGCGAGCGGATCACCGGGGTACGCATGCAGGGCAACCCGGACAAGCTCCGAGGTCTCACGCGCTGAGCCACCCCGGTTTCCGCACTGTCAGTGCATATTGACAGTCGTCGGCGCCGGGCCTACCGTCGCGTTACCCCCGTCTCCCTCGCGGAGGATCACGACGATGCGCAGTGCTTTCGTGTTCCGTACCCTCGTGTCTTCTGTGGTCACGGCTCTCGTGGTGACGGCCGCGCCCGTCCCGGCGGCGGCCGGCCACGACGGCGGGCGTGGCACCGGCACGCCCGGTGACCAGCCGCTTCCCGGCTTCACCGTGAGCAACCCACCGCTGGCGCCGGCGCTGGTCGGCGGCGTGCCGACCCGGGTGCGCCAGGGCATCCACGCGCACGCCGCCTACATCATCGAGGTGCCACCGAGCTGGAACGGCGAGCTCCTCATGTGGGCGCACGGCTACCGCGGCCAGGGCACGGTCCTGACGACCGAGCCGCCCGGCTTCGGCCTGCGCCAACACCTGCTCGACCAGGGGTACGCGTGGGCGGCGTCCTCCTACTACGCCAACGGCTTCGACATCCGCGCCGGCGTGCTGAGCACCAAGGCGCTCACCGAACTGTTCGGCAGGCTGGAGCGGCGCCCGCACCGCACCTATGTGGCCGGCGCGTCGATGGGCGGTTACGTCGTCGGCCGGTCGCTGGAGGAGTACCCGAGTCTCTATGCCGGCGGCCTGCCGTTCTGCGGCGTGATGGGCGACCAACGTCTGATCGACTACTTCCTGGACTTCCAGGTCACCGCGCAGGCGCTGTCCGGCATCCGCTCCTACCCGCCGGGCTCGGACTACCTGACCTCGGTCGTGCCGAGGATCCAGGGCACGCTCGGCATCGCGACGATCAACCCGCTGGCGCCCGAGCCCACCAACGCGCTGGGCCGCCAGTTCCGCGACATCGTGGTCAACCTGACCGGTGGGCCACGGCCGGGCGCCGCCGCCGCGTTCGCGCAGTGGAAGGACTTCGTGTTCGGCCTGGGCGCGCCGGCCGCCGCGTCGGACACCGTCGCCCACGACCCGGGGCTGATCGCGACAAACCTCTTTACGGTGTACTCCCCGAACGCCCCGGTCAACGTCAACCGGACTGTGCAGCGGGTGGCGCCGGACCGCGTCGCCGAGCGGCTCTCGAGCCGCCTCACCCAGGTCCCGAGGATCGAGGGCAGGCCGCGCGTGCCCGTGCTGTCGTTGCACAACATCGGCGACCTGTTCGTGCCGTTCTCGATGGAGCAGCAGTACCGCGCCGACGTCGACCGGCACGGCCGCGGCGCGCTGCTCGTGCAGCGGGCGATCCGGGCCACCGGGCACTGCGAGTTCGCGCCCGCCGAGGCGGCCACCGCGTGGAACGACCTCGTCGACTGGGTCGAGCACCGCGACAGGCCCGCCGGCGACCGCGTCGACCGCCGTTCGGTGGCCGCCGCGGACTACGGCTGCCGGTTCAGCGACCCGGCCGCGTACGCCGCGGGGGTCGGCTCGCGCCGGCTGTTCGCCGCCTGCCCCTGACCGGCTGACGCGTTGGTCGGCTGCCGTGAGGGCGGTGGGTGACCCGCGGTGCTCAGCGGATCTTGCGGCGCATGCGAAGTGAGACCGCTACCGCGACAAGTGCGCCGAGGACCGCTGTCGCGAGCGGCAGGAATTTGATGCCGCCCGGTTCGCCGCCGGTCGCCACGCCGCCCACGCCGATGACCACGTCGAGCATGAGCCCGGCGACGAACCCGGCCACACCGCCCACCCCCGCCGCCGCTGCTGTTCGCATCTCGCACCCCTCTCACGACAATTAAGTACCCACCATACATGTTGCGTGTCTACCTATGCGAGCGATGGCGTGTGCGTGCGAGGTGGCCAGGCCCGTCGGTCCCCGCCCACCGGGAAACCCGTTGCACGTCGCCGGCATCGGAGGTCGGCTGGTGGGGGCACAACACGAGAGGGAACGACGCGCATGGTGCTGGCCACCCCCACGCTGCACGCCGCTCGCCTTCGGCTGCGTCCCTTCGGCGACGCCGACGAGGATGACCTCTTCGCGCTGCACAGCAACGCCCACGTCCTGCGTTTCTGGGACGCGCCACCGTGGACCGGGCGCGCGCGTGCCAAACGGTTCGTCACGGCCTGCCGGCAGATGGCGGAGGACGGCACCGGGGCGCGGGTGGCCGTGGATCGTGTCGCCGACGGAGCGTTCATCGGGTGGTG is from Phytohabitans houttuyneae and encodes:
- a CDS encoding sigma-70 family RNA polymerase sigma factor; translation: MPRRRRRPGRQPRAYLVKTVTNLSLNQLTSARARRETYVGPWLPEPVLTAPDAGQEVEMAESISMAMLVILETLTPAERAIFLLHDVFGYNHGEIASILDKPEGTVRQTAARARAHVAARRPRFDVDQGLRREAVDRFRKACAGGDLNAMMELLAPEVVCWSDGGGKVTAARRPLEGADNVARWLLGVFAKPQTQGTVLVITDINGGPAILGLVDGQPAGAICLDFDGERITGVRMQGNPDKLRGLTR
- a CDS encoding NAD-dependent epimerase/dehydratase family protein, with the translated sequence MKSQTVIVAGASGVLGRHIREALNGAGHTVLGLGRGEGNEIRADLLDRDGLLRAFDGVQADVVVHAATALRKPPMSHKGMFGTDDLRVAGTANLIEAAKLAGVRRFIGENVAVGYGYRDFGDRVLTEADEFGVPVSDPNINRHLEGMREKERLALESGLEAISLRYGFFYGPGGTDAMVHMLRKRQMPAFNDHGHVSPWTHLTDAAAAVVAAVERGRPGRPTTSSTTTWASGS
- a CDS encoding amidohydrolase family protein gives rise to the protein MKSMGRRGFLAAATALGAGAGLSTYAAVSAADGNKTPDKTPDIASRDRDLPFIGTEETFTTPTLLKLNSINKDHIAFLEEIGLSDLGERRIGDMDAGGLNVQILSAHTPSVQNVPEKRGIDLAYRLNRQLVDGPIAKYPGRFQAFATLPLQSPEAAADELERSVKEDGFLGALTNGHIAKKYLDHPDFEPVLARAQALDVPIYLHPGYPADEVFQIYYSTTRSKYTEEFQDYIFSGSGYGWHQEVLTQCIRMIAYGVFDRFPKLKIIIGHMGEGLPFYYKRIIEDMGEPTENSLEKPFGQYFQDNFWITTSAFPQTELLDLLLKFISVDRVMFATDYPFADIKAQTDWFRGVDLPREDKEKIAFRNAEKLFRMKVPVK
- a CDS encoding DUF5957 family protein; translated protein: MRTAAAAGVGGVAGFVAGLMLDVVIGVGGVATGGEPGGIKFLPLATAVLGALVAVAVSLRMRRKIR